The following are encoded together in the Verrucomicrobiota bacterium genome:
- the hemL gene encoding glutamate-1-semialdehyde 2,1-aminomutase: MQFAKSKALLERAERVIPAGVNSPVRAYRAVGGSPPFIARASGSRLVDCDANEYVDYIGSWGPAIVGHAATAVVQAVQRAAQAGLSFGAPTELEIRFAEAIVERFPSIQKLRCVSSGTEATMSALRVARGFTRRDVVVKFDGGYHGHADALLVKAGSGAATFGSPDSGGVPAAMVASTVSLPYNDVSALERLFGASGQHIAAVIVEPVAGNMGCVPPVPGFLEGILALCQAHGAVSIFDEVMTGCRLAPGGAQERFGLRPDMTCLGKVVGGGMPLAVYGGRAEIMDCVAPLGAVYQAGTLSGNPLAVSAGLATLNELTPAVYELLEARGARLERGLARALSETKVAGWVTRVGSMLTLFFHHGPVRCYEDVMLADRARFATWHRGLLARGIYWPPSQFEAAFISAAHTEEEIDWTIEVARAALAEC; the protein is encoded by the coding sequence ATGCAATTTGCCAAGTCCAAAGCGCTACTCGAGCGCGCCGAACGAGTCATTCCCGCGGGAGTCAACAGCCCGGTTCGCGCCTACCGCGCCGTCGGCGGCAGTCCTCCGTTCATCGCGAGAGCCAGTGGCTCACGCCTGGTTGACTGCGACGCGAACGAATACGTCGACTATATCGGCTCGTGGGGTCCCGCGATTGTGGGGCATGCGGCGACAGCAGTGGTACAAGCGGTGCAGCGCGCGGCCCAAGCGGGGCTGAGCTTCGGGGCGCCCACCGAGCTGGAGATTCGTTTCGCCGAGGCCATCGTCGAGCGGTTTCCGAGCATCCAGAAACTGCGCTGCGTTTCGAGCGGCACCGAGGCGACCATGAGCGCGCTCAGGGTGGCTCGGGGGTTCACGCGGCGCGACGTAGTAGTGAAATTCGATGGCGGGTATCACGGGCATGCAGACGCGCTGCTCGTCAAAGCTGGCAGCGGCGCAGCGACGTTCGGCAGTCCCGATTCGGGCGGCGTGCCCGCTGCGATGGTCGCGTCCACGGTATCGCTCCCCTACAACGATGTGTCGGCGCTCGAACGCCTCTTCGGCGCAAGCGGCCAGCACATCGCGGCGGTGATCGTGGAGCCCGTCGCGGGCAATATGGGGTGCGTACCGCCGGTTCCTGGATTCCTCGAAGGCATCCTCGCACTGTGCCAGGCCCATGGCGCGGTCAGCATCTTCGACGAGGTGATGACGGGCTGTCGGCTCGCGCCCGGCGGAGCACAGGAGCGATTCGGTCTGCGCCCGGACATGACCTGCCTCGGCAAAGTGGTCGGTGGAGGGATGCCGCTCGCAGTCTACGGCGGTCGCGCCGAGATCATGGACTGTGTCGCGCCGCTCGGTGCCGTCTACCAGGCAGGGACGCTGAGCGGGAACCCCCTTGCGGTGAGTGCAGGCCTCGCCACGTTGAACGAGCTCACTCCAGCGGTCTACGAGTTGCTCGAGGCGCGAGGCGCGCGCCTCGAACGGGGGCTGGCGCGGGCGTTGTCGGAGACGAAGGTTGCCGGATGGGTGACGCGCGTCGGCTCGATGCTTACGCTGTTCTTCCACCACGGTCCGGTGCGCTGTTACGAGGACGTGATGCTTGCGGACCGTGCTCGGTTCGCAACGTGGCACCGCGGACTGCTCGCGCGCGGCATCTACTGGCCGCCGTCGCAGTTCGAGGCGGCCTTCATTTCCGCAGCGCACACCGAAGAGGAAATCGATTGGACCATCGAGGTAGCACGAGCCGCATTGGCGGAGTGCTGA